From a region of the Telopea speciosissima isolate NSW1024214 ecotype Mountain lineage unplaced genomic scaffold, Tspe_v1 Tspe_v1.0057, whole genome shotgun sequence genome:
- the LOC122647476 gene encoding uncharacterized protein LOC122647476, whose protein sequence is MEHLEKTFGKQDHLACQKISSSLFSAKMHDSTTIHDHMMKLTKLFSRLENKGTLFELDFKIEIIFASLPDAYSSFIMNVHMNKVVVNNVSELTNMLIEAESTLKKNKVVSLVTEKSSQGSKNKKIKKRTKKSKKGSTGVKEGGV, encoded by the coding sequence ATGGAACACTTAGAGAAGACTTTTGGCAAGCAAGATCATCTTGCATGCCAAAAAATCTCCTCATCACTGTTCTCTGCAAAGATGCATGACAGTACCACAATCCATGATCATATGATGAAGCTTACCAAGCTCTTCTCTAGATTGGAGAATAAGGGTACTCTATTTGAGTTGGacttcaagatagagattatcTTTGCCTCACTTCCTGACGCCTATAGCTCCTTTATCATGAACGTCCACATGAATAAAGTAGTGGTTAACAACGTCTCTGAGcttactaacatgcttatagaaGCAGAAAGtacacttaaaaaaaataaggttgttTCTCTTGTTACTGAGAAGAGTTCTCAGGgttcaaagaacaaaaaaataaagaagaggactaagaaaagcaagaaagggTCAACTGGTGTGAAAGAGGGAGGAGTGTAG